The region CCAGCATCCCGAGGCCCAGCAGCGCGCCGAGCAGCGCGGCCATCGGGAAGAAGATCTGAATATCTTTCGGCACGCTCAGCAGCGTATAGGTCCCGGCGCCAAGCGCGGTATAGCTGCCTTCGCCAGTCTTTTTCAGCTGATCCACGAACTTGATGATGCCCGACAGCGACACCAGCATGAACAGCGTCATCATTATGGTGTTAAAAATTGTTCTGCCGATGTACCGGTCGAGAACGCTAAATCCCAGCATCGATCACTCCCCGACGCGCAAAACGGGCGCGAATGCGGCGCACCGGCACGGTGTCCCACAGGTTCAGCGCTACGGCCAGCGCCAGATAAAGCAGGTTGACGGCCCACATCCAGATCATCGGATCAAGCTTGCCTTTCGCGCCGTTAGAGCGCAGCGAGGTCTGGAGCAGGAAGAAGATAAGGTAGAGCAGCATCGCGGGCAGCATTGAGAGCACGCGGCCCTGACGCGGGTTGACCACCGAGAGCGGCACAACCATCAGCGCCATCACAATGACCGCGAACACCAGCGTCAGGCGCCAGTGAAACTCGGCGCGGGCCGATTTGGAATCGGACTGCCAGAGCGTTTTCATGTCCATCTGCTCGGCATCGTCCGGATCCAGCGCCACGGCCTGATGCCCGATAATCGCCTGGTAATCTTTAAAATCGGTGATGCGGAAATCGCGCAGCAGCGCGGTGCCCTCAAAGCGGGTGCCCTGATTGAGCGTCACCACCTGCGAGCCGTCCTTACGCTGGGAGAGCTCGCCGGAATCCGCGACAACCACGGAAGGACGCGCGTTGCCTTTCGGGCGCAACTGCGCCAGGAACACGTCTTTGAATTTGCTGCCGTCCACGCTTTCGATGAACAGCACCGCGTTGCCGTCGGTCGCCTGCTGGAACTGGCCCTGCGCGAGCGCCGCCATGCCAGGGTTGGCTTTCGCCTCCGCCAGCACTTCGTCCTGATGACGCGACGACCAGGGGCCGGCCCACATCACATTCACCGCAGCGACAATGCCAGTCAGCAGCGCCAGCACCATCGCGGCCTTCACCAGCACCGCTTTGCTCAGCCCGCAGGCATGCATCACGGTGATTTCGCTTTCGGTATAGAGCCTGCCGAGCGTCATCAAGAGCGCGAGGAACAGGCTTAACGGCAGGATGAGCTGCGCCATTTCCGGCACGCCCAGGCCAAGCAGAGAGAGCACGAGGTTAGTCGGGATATCGCCGTCCACCGCCGCGCCAAGAATTCTCACCAGCTTCTGGCAGAAGAAGATCAGCAGCAGGATGAACAAAATCGCCAGTTGGCTTTTGAGCGTCTCCCGAACCAGATATCTTATGATTATCACATTAAATACGCCTGTGAATACGAGTCTTTTTGCAGGAAAATCGCTTGTTTCATGGCTTAAACGTCATTTATTCTCTTGAGTCGTCGAAAAGATCGCTAAGATTACATATCTTAACGGCTTCGCGCTTCAAGCGTTGCTGACGAGCCGAAACCAAAACAACATTCGTTAAGATTAACACGAAGTCATCGCAACAGCGGAGCAAGAGTTACGAAGTGGTCAATTCTATCTGTAGCCGCCGCCGTTGTCTTTAAGATTCAGGAGCGTAGTGCATGGAGTTCAGTGTAAAAAGCGGGAGCCCGGAAAAACAGCGCAGTGCCTGCATTGTGGTAGGCGTTTTCGAACCGCGCCGTCTCTCTCCCATCGCCGAACAACTCGATAAAATCAGCGACGGCTATATCAGCGCCCTGCTGCGTCGCGGCGAGCTGGAGGGCAAACCGGGCCAGACCTTGTTGCTTCATCACGTTCCGAATGTGTTGTCAGAACGTATCCTTCTGATCGGCTGCGGCAAAGAACGCGAGCTGGATGAGCGCCAGTACAAACAGGTGATTCAGAAAACCATTAACACCCTGAATGATACCGGGTCGATGGAAGCGGTCTGCTTTCTGACCGAGCTGCACGTCAAGGGCCGCAATACCTACTGGAAAGTGCGCCAGGCGGTTGAAACCGCGAAAGAGACGCTATACAGCTTCGATCAGCTCAAGACCAACAAGAGCGAGCCGCGTCGCCCGCTGCGTAAAATGGTATTCAACGTGCCGACGCGCCGTGAACTCACCAGCGGCGAACGCGCTATCCAGCATGGCCTGGCGATTGCCTCCGGCATTAAAGCGGCCAAAGATCTGGGCAACATGCCGCCGAATATCTGCAACGCCGCTTACCTCGCCTCCCAGGCCCGCCAGCTGGCGGACGCGTTCAGTAAAAACGTCGTCACTCGCGTCATCGGCGAGCAGCAGATGAAAGAGCTGGGCATGCATTCGTACCTCGCGGTCGGGGCAGGCTCTCAGAACGAATCTCTGATGTCGGTTATTGAATATAAAGGCAGCAGCGAGCCAGACGCCCGTCCGATTGTCCTGGTGGGCAAAGGGCTGACCTTTGACTCCGGCGGCATCTCGATCAAACCCTCCGAAGGGATGGACGAGATGAAATATGACATGTGCGGCGCGGCGGCGGTTTACGGCGTGATGCGCATGGTAGCCGAGCTGAACCTGCCGGTGAACGTCATCGGGGTGCTGGCGGGCTGCGAGAATATGCCTGGCGGACGCGCATATCGTCCAGGCGACGTGCTGACCACCATGTCTGGCCAGACCGTTGAAGTGCTGAACACCGACGCTGAAGGCCGCCTGGTGCTGTGCGACGTGCTGACGTACGTCGAGCGCTTCGAGCCGGAAGTGGTGATTGACGTCGCGACGCTGACCGGCGCGTGCGTTATCGCGCTTGGTCATCACATCACCGGGCTGATGTCGAACCACAATCCGCTGGCGCATGAGCTTATCGGCGCTTCGGAACAGGCGGGCGACCGCGCGTGGCGTCTGCCGCTGGCGGATGAGTTCCAGGAACAGCTGGAGTCCAATTTCGCGGATATGGCGAACATCGGCGGCCGTCCTGGCGGGGCGATAACGGCGGGTTGCTTCCTGGCGCGCTTTACCCGCAAATATAACTGGGCGCACCTGGATATCGCCGGTACCGCGTGGCGCTCTGGCAAAGCCAAAGGCGCGACTGGCCGCCCGGTAGCGATGCTGTCGCAGTTCCTGCTGAACCGCGCCGGGTTTAACGGCGAAGAGTGATGTTAAAGGCCGGGGCTTACCCGGCCGTAACAACTGTCCGCAGGGCGAGTCAGCG is a window of Cronobacter muytjensii ATCC 51329 DNA encoding:
- the lptF gene encoding LPS export ABC transporter permease LptF; the protein is MIIIRYLVRETLKSQLAILFILLLIFFCQKLVRILGAAVDGDIPTNLVLSLLGLGVPEMAQLILPLSLFLALLMTLGRLYTESEITVMHACGLSKAVLVKAAMVLALLTGIVAAVNVMWAGPWSSRHQDEVLAEAKANPGMAALAQGQFQQATDGNAVLFIESVDGSKFKDVFLAQLRPKGNARPSVVVADSGELSQRKDGSQVVTLNQGTRFEGTALLRDFRITDFKDYQAIIGHQAVALDPDDAEQMDMKTLWQSDSKSARAEFHWRLTLVFAVIVMALMVVPLSVVNPRQGRVLSMLPAMLLYLIFFLLQTSLRSNGAKGKLDPMIWMWAVNLLYLALAVALNLWDTVPVRRIRARFARRGVIDAGI
- the pepA gene encoding leucyl aminopeptidase, giving the protein MEFSVKSGSPEKQRSACIVVGVFEPRRLSPIAEQLDKISDGYISALLRRGELEGKPGQTLLLHHVPNVLSERILLIGCGKERELDERQYKQVIQKTINTLNDTGSMEAVCFLTELHVKGRNTYWKVRQAVETAKETLYSFDQLKTNKSEPRRPLRKMVFNVPTRRELTSGERAIQHGLAIASGIKAAKDLGNMPPNICNAAYLASQARQLADAFSKNVVTRVIGEQQMKELGMHSYLAVGAGSQNESLMSVIEYKGSSEPDARPIVLVGKGLTFDSGGISIKPSEGMDEMKYDMCGAAAVYGVMRMVAELNLPVNVIGVLAGCENMPGGRAYRPGDVLTTMSGQTVEVLNTDAEGRLVLCDVLTYVERFEPEVVIDVATLTGACVIALGHHITGLMSNHNPLAHELIGASEQAGDRAWRLPLADEFQEQLESNFADMANIGGRPGGAITAGCFLARFTRKYNWAHLDIAGTAWRSGKAKGATGRPVAMLSQFLLNRAGFNGEE